A stretch of Henckelia pumila isolate YLH828 chromosome 4, ASM3356847v2, whole genome shotgun sequence DNA encodes these proteins:
- the LOC140863517 gene encoding uncharacterized protein encodes MGGGFRVLHLVRPFLSFLPEVQSADRKIPFREKVIYTVISLFIFLVCSQLPLYGIHSTTGADPFYWMRVILASNRGTVMELGITPIVTSGMVMQLLAGSKIIEVDNNVREDRALLNGAQKLLGILIAIGEAVAYVLSGMYGSVGQLGVGNAILIILQLCFAGIIVICLDELLQKGYGLGSGISLFIATNICENIIWKAFSPTTINSGRGAEFEGAVIALFHLLITRTDKVRALREAFYRQNLPNVTNLLATVLVFLIVIYFQGFRVVLPVRSKNARGQQGSYPIKLFYTSNMPIILQSALVSNLYFISQLLHRRYSGNFLVNLLGKWKESEYSGQSVPVGGLAYYITAPSSLSDILANPFHGLFYIVFMLSACALFSKTWIEVSGSSAKDVAKQLKEQQMVMPGHRESNLQKELNRYIPTAAAFGGICIGALTVLADLMGAIGSGTGILLAVTIIYQYFETFEKEKASELGFFGF; translated from the exons ATGGGAGGTGGATTTAGAGTGCTCCATTTGGTTCGACCTTTTCTTTCGTTTCTGCCAGAAGTTCAGTCTGCCGACCGGAAAATTCCATTCAGAGAGAAGGTCATATACACTGTAATATCCCTTTTTATTTTCCTGGTCTGCAGTCAGCTGCCGCTATATGGAATACACTCCACCACGGGTGCTGATCCATTCTACTGGATGCGTGTTATTCTTGCCTCAAACCGGGGAACAGTGATGGAGCTAGGAATCACACCCATAGTGACATCTGGTATGGTTATGCAACTTTTAGCAGGTTCAAAAATCATTGAAGTTGATAACAATGTGCGAGAGGATCGAGCCCTTTT AAATGGTGCACAGAAGCTGTTAGGCATCCTGATAGCAATTGGTGAGGCAGTTGCATATGTTCTCTCGGGAATGTATGGCAGTGTTGGACAACTAGGAGTTGGGAATGCAATTCTCATAATTTTGCAACTGTGCTTTGCTGGAATTATTGTTATTTGCCTTGATGAACTTCTCCAGAAAGGATATGGTCTTGGGTCTGGAATTTCTCTCTTCATAGCAACCAATATTTG TGAAAACATTATCTGGAAAGCCTTTAGTCCAACTACCATTAACAGTGGACGTGGTGCTGAATTTGAAGGTGCTGTTATTGCTTTATTCCACTTGTTGATTACTCGAACGGACAAGGTTCGTGCGCTGAGAGAGGCTTTCTACCGGCAGAATCTTCCTAATGTTACGAACTTACTTGCCACTGTCCTTGTCTTCCTTATCGTCATATATTTCCAAGGGTTCCGTGTTGTTTTGCCTGTGAGGTCAAAGAATGCTCGTGGGCAACAGGGTTCTTATCCAATTAAGTTGTTCTACACTTCAAATATGCCCATAATTTTACAATCTGCACTCGTGtccaatctttattttatttcccAG TTGCTTCATAGGAGATACAGTGGAAATTTCCTTGTTAACCTTCTGGGAAAGTGGAAGGAATCTGAGTATTCTGGTCAATCTGTACCTGTTGGCGGCCTTGCTTATTACATAACTGCACCATCGAG CTTGTCAGATATATTAGCGAATCCTTTCCATGGATTATTTTATATCGTATTCATGCTGTCAGCATGTGCCTTGTTCTCGAAAACGTGGATTGAGGTCTCAGGATCCTCGGCTAAGGATGTGGCTAAGCAGTTGAAG GAACAACAAATGGTGATGCCCGGACATCGTGAATCGAACCTTCAGAAGGAACTAAACCGTTACATTCCAACTGCTGCGGCCTTTGGTGGCATCTGCATTGGAGCGCTGACTGTGTTGGCAGATCTTATGGGGGCTATTGGTTCGGGCACCGGGATTTTACTTGCAGTCACTATCATATATCAATATTTCGAGACCTTTGAGAAGGAAAAGGCAAGCGAGCTCGGTTTCTTTGGTTTCTAA
- the LOC140866798 gene encoding glyoxylase I 4-like: MGKEINVDEAGDRLMENSNITKLPLLSLNHVSFICKSVKKSVEFYTQVLGFVLIKRPSSFDFEGAWLFSHGIGIHLLEVEKVTWKKDKIINPKDNHISFQCSDMDVIMSRLEEMKIEYVKAIVREGGIIVDQIFFHDPDGYMIEICNCQNIPILPMPTHSTPINSSTSDLFGKVQYCSGEAEALMMENNLATDLLNISI, encoded by the exons ATGGGGAAAGAGATAAATGTGGATGAAGCCGGAGACCGATTAATGGAAAATAGTAATATTACCAAATTGCCTTTGTTATCTTTGAATCATGTATCGTTCATCTGCAAATCGGTGAAAAAATCTGTTGAATTTTACACCCAAGTTCTTGGATTCGTGCTCATCAAGCGCCCATCTTCCTTTGATTTCGAAGGGGCCTG GTTGTTCAGCCACGGGATCGGAATCCATTTACTGGAGGTGGAGAAGGTGACGTGGAAAAAAGACAAGATAATAAATCCGAAAGACAATCACATCTCATTCCAATGCTCGGATATGGATGTGATAATGAGTCGATTGGAAGAGATGAAGATTGAGTATGTGAAAGCAATAGTGAGAGAAGGTGGGATAATTGTGGACCAAATCTTCTTCCATGATCCTGATGGTTACATGATTGAGATTTGTAATTGCCAAAACATACCAATCCTCCCAATGCCAACTCATTCTACTCCCATTAATTCATCCACCTCTGATCTCTTTG GGAAGGTGCAATACTGCAGTGGAGAAGCCGAGGCCTTGATGATGGAGAATAATTTGGCTACGGACTTGTTGAATATTTCTATATAA